In Rahnella sikkimica, the following are encoded in one genomic region:
- a CDS encoding FitA-like ribbon-helix-helix domain-containing protein has protein sequence MATLTVRNLDDDVKELLRIAAAKKGHSMEEEARLILKHALTSTPPDFGLGSQLRQRFAALNTAPLELPSK, from the coding sequence ATGGCTACCCTGACTGTCCGCAATCTGGATGACGACGTGAAGGAATTACTGCGTATCGCCGCCGCCAAAAAAGGCCATTCAATGGAAGAGGAGGCGCGTTTAATTCTGAAGCACGCGCTGACCAGCACGCCCCCTGATTTTGGCCTCGGAAGCCAGCTCCGCCAGCGTTTTGCCGCCCTGAATACCGCCCCGCTGGAGCTGCCCTCCAAATGA
- the yrfG gene encoding GMP/IMP nucleotidase, translating into MPPDFDWNNIDTVLLDMDGTLLDLAFDSQFWLQDVPLALSQQRAIPLENARQIIHDEYLAVQHTMNWYCFDYWSERLDLDIYQMTTNIGKNARLRDDTVPFLTHLRQSGRQTILLTNAHPHSLSVKIEHTGLDQHLDLLLSTHTFGYPKEDQRLWSAVQEQTGFNPERTLFVDDGEPILNAAKTFGIRYCLGIENPDSTMADKSFQGYPSINDFRSLLPSIDPVAGPDR; encoded by the coding sequence ATGCCCCCTGATTTTGACTGGAACAACATCGACACCGTATTACTTGATATGGATGGCACGCTGCTGGATCTGGCCTTTGACAGCCAGTTCTGGTTGCAGGATGTGCCGCTGGCGCTCAGCCAGCAACGCGCCATTCCGCTGGAGAATGCGCGTCAGATTATTCATGACGAATATCTTGCCGTTCAGCACACCATGAACTGGTATTGCTTTGATTACTGGAGTGAACGGTTAGATCTTGATATCTACCAGATGACCACCAACATCGGCAAAAATGCGCGCTTACGTGACGATACGGTGCCATTTCTGACTCATTTGCGACAATCCGGACGCCAGACCATTTTGCTGACCAATGCGCATCCGCACAGCCTTTCGGTTAAAATTGAACATACCGGTTTGGACCAGCACCTTGATTTATTACTTTCCACCCACACATTTGGTTATCCGAAGGAAGATCAGCGGTTGTGGTCTGCGGTTCAAGAACAGACCGGTTTTAATCCTGAGAGGACATTGTTTGTCGATGACGGTGAACCCATCCTGAATGCGGCAAAAACCTTCGGTATCCGCTATTGTCTGGGTATAGAAAATCCGGATTCCACGATGGCAGACAAGTCATTTCAGGGTTATCCCTCGATCAATGACTTCCGCAGCCTGTTGCCTTCGATTGACCCCGTGGCAGGCCCGGACAGGTAA
- the pckA gene encoding phosphoenolpyruvate carboxykinase (ATP) — translation MPTTIGVTAETLARYGIHQNSEIVYNPDYDLLFKEETAPGLEGFERGQVTELGAVNVDTGIFTGRSPKDKYIVRDDTTRDTLWWADQGKGKNDNKPLSQEIWTSLKTRVSNQLSGKRLFIVDAFCGANANSRLKVRFITEVAWQAHFVKNMFIRPTDSELEGFEPDFVVMNGAKCTNPDWQKQGLNSENFIAFNLTERIQLIGGSWYGGEMKKGMFAVMNYLLPLQGIASMHCSANVGEKGDVAVFFGLSGTGKTTLSTDPKRQLIGDDEHGWDDDGVFNFEGGCYAKTIKLSKEAEPEIFGAIKRDALLENVVVSADGKIDFDDNSKTENTRVSYPLYHIQNIVKPVSKAGHASKVIFLTADAFGVLPPVSRLTASQTQYHFLSGFTAKLAGTERGVNEPTPTFSACFGAAFLMLHPTQYSEVLVRRMEAAGAKAYLVNTGWNGTGKRISLKNTRAIIDAILNGTIDDAETFTLPLFNLSVPTELPGVDSHILDPRNTYGSREQWQEKAEHLAQLFIDNFDKYTDTPAGAALVSAGPHR, via the coding sequence ATGCCTACAACTATCGGGGTCACAGCCGAAACACTCGCCCGTTACGGGATCCATCAGAACAGCGAAATCGTCTATAACCCTGATTACGATCTTCTTTTCAAAGAAGAGACAGCCCCCGGTCTGGAGGGCTTTGAGCGCGGGCAGGTGACAGAACTTGGCGCAGTGAATGTCGATACCGGCATCTTTACCGGCCGCTCGCCGAAAGATAAATACATTGTGCGTGATGACACCACCCGCGACACGCTGTGGTGGGCCGATCAGGGCAAAGGTAAGAACGATAACAAACCGCTTTCTCAGGAAATCTGGACTTCACTGAAAACGCGGGTCAGTAATCAGCTCTCCGGTAAACGCCTGTTTATCGTCGACGCATTTTGCGGTGCGAACGCTAATTCACGCCTGAAAGTGCGCTTCATTACGGAAGTGGCCTGGCAGGCGCATTTCGTCAAAAACATGTTTATCCGCCCGACGGACAGCGAGCTGGAAGGTTTTGAGCCTGACTTTGTTGTGATGAATGGCGCGAAATGCACCAACCCGGACTGGCAGAAACAGGGCTTAAATTCCGAAAACTTCATCGCTTTCAACCTTACCGAACGCATCCAGCTTATCGGCGGATCCTGGTACGGCGGCGAAATGAAGAAAGGTATGTTTGCCGTCATGAACTACCTGCTGCCTTTGCAGGGAATTGCGTCGATGCACTGTTCTGCGAACGTCGGTGAAAAAGGCGATGTGGCGGTGTTCTTTGGCCTTTCCGGCACGGGCAAAACCACGTTATCCACGGATCCAAAACGTCAGCTTATCGGCGACGATGAACATGGCTGGGACGATGACGGCGTCTTCAACTTTGAAGGCGGCTGCTACGCCAAAACCATCAAACTGAGCAAAGAAGCGGAGCCGGAAATCTTTGGTGCCATCAAACGCGATGCACTTCTGGAAAACGTGGTGGTCAGCGCCGACGGCAAAATCGATTTTGATGACAACAGCAAAACCGAGAACACCCGCGTTTCCTACCCGCTTTATCACATTCAGAACATTGTGAAACCGGTATCGAAAGCCGGGCACGCCAGTAAAGTCATTTTCCTGACGGCTGATGCGTTTGGCGTCTTACCGCCCGTTTCGCGGCTGACGGCATCCCAGACGCAATACCATTTCCTTTCCGGATTCACGGCGAAACTGGCGGGCACCGAGCGCGGCGTTAATGAACCGACGCCGACATTCTCCGCCTGCTTCGGCGCTGCGTTTCTGATGCTGCACCCGACGCAATATTCCGAAGTGCTGGTCAGACGCATGGAAGCCGCGGGCGCAAAGGCGTATCTGGTCAACACCGGCTGGAACGGGACGGGTAAACGTATTTCCCTGAAAAACACCCGCGCCATCATCGATGCAATTCTGAACGGGACTATCGACGACGCCGAAACCTTCACGCTGCCGCTGTTCAATCTGTCGGTGCCAACCGAACTGCCGGGCGTCGACAGCCATATTCTGGATCCGCGCAATACTTACGGTAGCCGCGAACAGTGGCAGGAAAAAGCCGAACATCTGGCCCAGCTGTTTATCGATAACTTTGATAAATATACGGACACTCCGGCAGGCGCAGCGCTGGTGAGCGCAGGCCCGCACCGTTAA
- the hslR gene encoding ribosome-associated heat shock protein Hsp15, translating into MKSKTEDDDNAVRLDKWLWAARFYKTRALAREMIDGGKVHYNGQRGKPSKLMELNAEITLRQGNDAKTIIVLGLTTQRRSAEEAQTLYQETDASIVSREKISAARKMNAMPHPDRRPDKKERRNLIKFKYGDQE; encoded by the coding sequence ATGAAAAGCAAAACGGAAGACGACGACAACGCAGTCCGTCTCGATAAATGGCTGTGGGCGGCTCGTTTTTATAAGACCCGCGCGCTGGCACGCGAGATGATTGACGGCGGCAAAGTGCATTACAACGGCCAGCGGGGAAAACCCAGCAAGCTGATGGAACTGAATGCCGAAATCACCCTTCGTCAGGGAAATGACGCCAAAACGATCATAGTGCTGGGGCTGACCACTCAGCGCCGCAGTGCGGAAGAAGCGCAGACGCTTTATCAGGAAACCGACGCGAGCATCGTCAGCCGGGAGAAAATCTCGGCAGCGCGCAAAATGAATGCGATGCCGCACCCGGACAGACGTCCGGATAAAAAGGAACGCCGCAACCTGATCAAATTTAAATATGGCGATCAAGAGTGA
- the hslO gene encoding Hsp33 family molecular chaperone HslO, whose translation MSNHDQLHRYLFNNHAVRGELVALNETFQQIVAGHDYPAEVRNLLGEMLVATSLLTATLKFDGDITVQLQGDGPLKLAVINGNNRQELRGIARLQGDITEGSSLKEMIGNGYMVITISPSAGERYQGVVGLEGENLAECLENYFMQSEQLPTRIFIRTGESEGQPAAGGMLLQVLPAEETDPEEFSHLAQLTTTIKAEELFTLPANEVLYRLYHQEEVTLYEPQDVCFRCTCSRERCAGALLTLPDEEILEMLEEDGKIEMHCDYCGSDYEFNAMDLATLKADGDVHPENNNVH comes from the coding sequence ATGTCCAATCATGACCAACTGCACCGTTACCTGTTCAATAATCACGCCGTCCGCGGTGAACTGGTCGCGCTCAATGAAACCTTCCAGCAGATCGTTGCCGGTCACGATTACCCGGCAGAAGTGCGTAATCTTCTGGGCGAAATGCTGGTCGCCACCAGCCTGCTGACCGCTACGCTGAAATTTGACGGAGACATCACCGTTCAGTTGCAAGGCGATGGCCCGCTGAAACTGGCAGTGATCAACGGGAATAACCGTCAGGAACTGCGCGGCATCGCGCGCCTGCAGGGTGATATCACTGAAGGCAGTTCGCTGAAAGAGATGATTGGCAATGGCTACATGGTGATTACCATTTCCCCAAGCGCGGGTGAACGCTATCAGGGCGTCGTCGGTCTGGAAGGTGAAAACCTTGCTGAGTGCCTGGAAAACTACTTCATGCAGTCAGAACAGCTGCCGACCCGCATTTTCATCCGTACCGGTGAATCTGAAGGCCAGCCAGCCGCAGGCGGCATGTTGTTGCAGGTGCTGCCAGCCGAAGAGACCGACCCGGAAGAATTCAGCCATCTGGCTCAGCTGACCACCACCATCAAGGCAGAAGAGCTGTTCACCCTGCCCGCTAACGAAGTGCTTTATCGTCTGTATCATCAGGAAGAAGTCACACTGTATGAACCGCAGGATGTGTGTTTCCGCTGCACCTGCTCGCGCGAACGTTGCGCCGGTGCCCTGCTGACGCTGCCGGATGAAGAGATTCTGGAAATGCTGGAAGAAGACGGCAAAATTGAAATGCACTGTGATTATTGCGGTTCCGACTACGAGTTCAACGCGATGGATCTGGCCACCCTGAAGGCGGATGGCGACGTTCATCCTGAAAATAATAACGTTCATTAA